From a region of the Haematobia irritans isolate KBUSLIRL chromosome 4, ASM5000362v1, whole genome shotgun sequence genome:
- the LOC142235967 gene encoding transcription factor Adf-1-like translates to MEIDMEAFITEVFTRPVIWDKCNKSYPNRVGVENNWKNIQGVMKKPRDQLKKKWKGLRDQFRNEFKKNPAARSGDLGISEKEYNNYVVWPHYKSLLFLKDQIKPRKSTGNLVPSTESEQILMEEIFAEDIETENSFMDESQSSNEFTKVKKK, encoded by the exons atggaAATCGATATGGAAGCTTTTATAACAGAAGTTTTTACGCGACCCGTGATTTGGGACAAGTGTAATAAAAGCTACCCCAATCGTGTTGGTGTGGAAaacaattggaaaaatattcaaggtgtcatgaaaaaaccaa GAGatcaattgaagaaaaaatggaaAGGATTAAGAGACCAATTCCggaatgaatttaaaaaaaatccagctGCTAGATCGGGAGATCTTGGTATTTCCGAGAAGGAATACAACAACTATGTTGTTTGGCCGCACTACAAATCTTTGCTCTTTCTTAAAGACCAAATTAAACCCAGAAAATCTACTGGAAACTTGGTACCATCTACAGAGTCTGAACAAATCCTAATGGAGGAAATTTTTGCTGAAGATATAGAGACCGAAAACTCATTTATGGATGAATCCCAAAGTTCAAATGAATTcacaaaagttaaaaaaaagtag